A window of Mytilus edulis chromosome 10, xbMytEdul2.2, whole genome shotgun sequence contains these coding sequences:
- the LOC139490979 gene encoding lambda-crystallin-like isoform X1 → MMERVAIVGSGLIGRSWAMLFAAAGYKVRIYDIEPKQITDALSNICSQLEHLEEIGLMRGHLTKEQQFQAIEGTNDLKYCIEGAIYIQENVPEILELKRSVHQKIDAIMDPTAILTSSASTIVPSDLCSHLKNRNRFIVAHPTNPPFYAPLVELGPSPWADPDLLPQTTALMKKIGQSPVTVKKEILGYVLNRIQYALLRECFSLIREDVVSVQDLDKVMSDGLGRRYAFIGPFETAYLNAGPIGMLDWGRKYGADILRVCQSFGGPEPFEGPTVDKMQSEMVKYLPLDKLDERRKWRDARLSALAKLKASFDSGEDKDN, encoded by the exons ATGATGGAAAGAGTTGCAATAGTGGGAAG TGGTCTGATTGGTCGGAGTTGGGCCATGTTGTTTGCTGCAGCGGGATACAAAGTTAGAATATACGATATTGAACCAAAACAGATAACCGACGCACTCTCCAACATTTGCTCACAACTAGAACATTTGGAAGAAATTGGTTTAATGCGAGGACACTTGACTAAAGAGCAACAGTTTCAGGCTATAGAAGGAacaaatgatttgaaatattgtatagaaGGAGCAATATATATACAg GAAAATGTACCAGAAATTTTAGAGTTGAAGAGAAGTGTTCACCAGAAGATCGATGCTATTATGGACCCTACGGCAATACTAACATCATCAGCCAGTACCATTGTACCTTCAGATCTGTGTAGCCACCTGAAAAACAGAAACAGGTTTATCGTTGCTCATCCT ACAAATCCTCCATTTTATGCTCCATTGGTAGAACTTGGACCTTCTCCATGGGCAGATCCAGATTTGTTGCCACAGACAACAGCCTTAATGAAAAAGATTGGACAAAGTCCTGTCACTGTTAAAAAGGAAATATTGGGATATGTCCTCAATCGGATTCAGTATGCTTTATTACGGGAATGCTTTAGTCTGATCAGA GAAGATGTTGTAAGTGTCCAGGATTTGGACAAGGTGATGTCTGATGGACTAGGCCGCAGGTATGCCTTTATTGGACCATTCGAGACTGCTTACTTAAATGCTGGCCCAATTg GTATGCTTGATTGGGGTCGGAAATACGGGGCAGATATTTTGAGAGTTTGCCAGTCTTTTGGAGGCCCAGAACCATTTGAAGGCCCAACAGTCGATAAAATGCAAAGTGAAATGGTGAAATATTTACCTTTGGATAAACTGGACGAGAGAAGAAAATGGCGGGATGCAAGACTGTCAGCACTTGCAAAGCTTAAAGCTTCTTTTGATTCCGGAGAAGACAAAGATAATTGA
- the LOC139490979 gene encoding lambda-crystallin-like isoform X2, which yields MLFAAAGYKVRIYDIEPKQITDALSNICSQLEHLEEIGLMRGHLTKEQQFQAIEGTNDLKYCIEGAIYIQENVPEILELKRSVHQKIDAIMDPTAILTSSASTIVPSDLCSHLKNRNRFIVAHPTNPPFYAPLVELGPSPWADPDLLPQTTALMKKIGQSPVTVKKEILGYVLNRIQYALLRECFSLIREDVVSVQDLDKVMSDGLGRRYAFIGPFETAYLNAGPIGMLDWGRKYGADILRVCQSFGGPEPFEGPTVDKMQSEMVKYLPLDKLDERRKWRDARLSALAKLKASFDSGEDKDN from the exons ATGTTGTTTGCTGCAGCGGGATACAAAGTTAGAATATACGATATTGAACCAAAACAGATAACCGACGCACTCTCCAACATTTGCTCACAACTAGAACATTTGGAAGAAATTGGTTTAATGCGAGGACACTTGACTAAAGAGCAACAGTTTCAGGCTATAGAAGGAacaaatgatttgaaatattgtatagaaGGAGCAATATATATACAg GAAAATGTACCAGAAATTTTAGAGTTGAAGAGAAGTGTTCACCAGAAGATCGATGCTATTATGGACCCTACGGCAATACTAACATCATCAGCCAGTACCATTGTACCTTCAGATCTGTGTAGCCACCTGAAAAACAGAAACAGGTTTATCGTTGCTCATCCT ACAAATCCTCCATTTTATGCTCCATTGGTAGAACTTGGACCTTCTCCATGGGCAGATCCAGATTTGTTGCCACAGACAACAGCCTTAATGAAAAAGATTGGACAAAGTCCTGTCACTGTTAAAAAGGAAATATTGGGATATGTCCTCAATCGGATTCAGTATGCTTTATTACGGGAATGCTTTAGTCTGATCAGA GAAGATGTTGTAAGTGTCCAGGATTTGGACAAGGTGATGTCTGATGGACTAGGCCGCAGGTATGCCTTTATTGGACCATTCGAGACTGCTTACTTAAATGCTGGCCCAATTg GTATGCTTGATTGGGGTCGGAAATACGGGGCAGATATTTTGAGAGTTTGCCAGTCTTTTGGAGGCCCAGAACCATTTGAAGGCCCAACAGTCGATAAAATGCAAAGTGAAATGGTGAAATATTTACCTTTGGATAAACTGGACGAGAGAAGAAAATGGCGGGATGCAAGACTGTCAGCACTTGCAAAGCTTAAAGCTTCTTTTGATTCCGGAGAAGACAAAGATAATTGA
- the LOC139490980 gene encoding lambda-crystallin homolog produces MDKVAIIGCGMIGRSWAMIFAGSGYKVSIYDTVQKQLEEGLAAIRSELESLKSAGQLRGTLSVEEQTALIEGTTDLKSCVNNAFYIQECVFEDVEIKRQVHSKIDALMSDAAILASSTSCILPARIADQLKHRNRFIVAHPTNPPYYVPLVELLPSPWAVADVLTKTKDLMDKIGQTPITVKKQKDGLVLNRLQNAIFKECFDLFRKGVMTATDIDLVMTEGLGRRYAFLGVLETAYLNADGFDVYSQRYAKPILEVQKTFEPPQPFNDVPVLSKIQEEMVKKTPLDKLPERYQWRDARLSALNTLIKDMNKADASKQ; encoded by the exons ATGGACAAGGTGGCTATAATAGGATG tgGAATGATAGGTCGGAGCTGGGCTATGATATTTGCTGGGAGTGGTTATAAAGTGTCTATTTATGACACGGTCCAAAAACAACTAGAGGAAGGTTTAGCTGCAATAAGATCAGAGCTTGAAAGCCTAAAATCTGCAGGCCAGCTTAGAGGAACTTTGTCAGTTGAGGAACAAACAGCCTTGATCGAAGGAACAACAGACCTAAAATCATGTGTAAACAATGCCTTTTATATTCAG GAATGTGTATTCGAGGACGTAGAGATAAAGCGACAAGTACACAGTAAGATAGATGCTTTGATGAGCGACGCTGCCATTCTTGCGAGTTCTACTAGCTGTATTCTACCTGCTCGGATTGCTGACCAACTTAAACATAGAAATAGATTTATTGTTGCTCACCCG ACGAATCCGCCGTATTATGTGCCTCTGGTAGAACTCCTCCCCTCACCATGGGCTGTTGCCGATGTCTTAACAAAAACTAAGGACTTGATGGACAAAATAGGGCAAACTCCAATCACAGTCAAAAAGCAAAAGGATGGATTAGTTTTGAACAGATTACAAAATGCAATCTTCAAAGAATGCTTTGATTTGTTTAGG AAAGGAGTTATGACAGCCACAGACATAGACCTAGTAATGACGGAAGGATTGGGAAGAAGATATGCCTTTCTTGGAGTGTTAGAAACTGCTTACCTAAATGCTGATG GCTTTGATGTTTATAGTCAGAGGTATGCTAAGCCAATACTTGAAGTCCAAAAGACGTTTGAACCACCACAGCCTTTTAATGATGTTCCAGTGCTCAGTAAAATACAAGAGGAAATGGTGAAGAAAACACCACTTGATAAACTTCCTGAACGATACCAATGGAGAGATGCTAGATTATCTGCCCTAAATACACTCATTAAAGACATGAATAAAGCTGATGCTAGTAAACAgtga